TGGAATTTAAACCACCCTGGGATCCCTCATTCCCCAGCTCTGGCCAAGTCAGGGCTGCCTTGAGGCTCCACCTCAGCCCCAGAGGAGCTAAAGGGCTCTCTGAGCACACAGAAGGATTGGGCAGCTTTAATCTCCTGAAGGAAACCTCTCATTCAAccatttctccttcctgtgaCAGTGAAATCACAGAAGGGTTGAAATCATCTGCATAATTCACAACTGATCCTGAGGCTGACACTGCTCATacaccaaagaaataaaacctccAGGTCCTGCATGTGACAGTTCTGGGTCCAGACGTGGGGAAGTGAATTAACACAAGTTCTCCATCCTTTAAAGTTGTTGTCCTGCAAGAACCACACCTCTGCAGCAAACAACTACCATAGAAAATTGCAAAAAACTCAAGATTGATGGAAAAACTGGTTTTAAAACTTACATGGTTATCAAGTACTTACTAGACTGTCTCACTCTTCTGTACACGACAAACACAACAACTGCTATAAGCAACAGTGCAACTGCAGCTCCAATTGCAATTCCAGTCAGCTGGGAGGGGAatttagggagaaaaaaaaagttagacaTTTTCAGCTTCAGAAGTTACTACATACTTTTTGGAAGACTGAAGAACACTCAGCACAGTGAAATGTCTAAAAGCCAAGCATGTTcatacatatttaatttttaattcaagcATCGTGTGTGTGAGAAGTTTAAACTGCATCAGTGACCAGTCCTAAAACCACATGCAAAATATTCcgtgttttttttcccaaagatcTGTGAGCTGGTCAACTCAATGTACAGGAGGTGTATGAGGGCATggaaggacaggacaagggggaatggccttAAGGGGAAAGAGGGCAGGGGTAGATGGCATTTTGGagaatccttccctgggagggtgggcaggccctggcacagggtgcccagagcagctgtggctgcccctggatccctggcagtgtcccagggcaggttggacactggggcttggagcaacctgggacagtgggaggtggcaggggtggcactggatggactttgaggtcccttccaacccaaaccagcctgtGATTCTAAATAACGGGAAATAATTCCTGCCTCATGCACAGTGACAGCAAAGGAACAAATGCTCAGACTTTGGTAGTCCCTTAGCAGAGCTCGTGGAGCTCAGGAGAAGCTGTTCCAGATGCACCCCCACCCCTCAGCCAGCTGACTGCAGCTCTACTTTACCATGGTGGTCTGGATCCTGTCCTCCACAAACTGCAGGATGGGGGTCCCACCCCCGGGCAACCGAGCCTGGCACCAAAAGGAAGGTCAAATTAGTTTCCCACAGCTGGAAAAAGGCCCCCATAAAAACATCTCAACCAACTGggttgtatttttctttgactTATAACGCACTTagcaaacagaaaggaaaaagtagggaagggaaagggatcAGTAAGGGAGTTTTGTGTTGCTGTCAGTTCAGTGCATTCCTGAACAGTCCTAAACCAGAGTCAAACAGTGAGATGAACACTTTTTATAATCATTCTGTGTCATTCAGAGCATCAAAGACGAGAATGGAATGCAAAGAACTTTATGAGACTGAGAAAACAATTCATAAACCAGCACACTAAAGCAGATAAAAAGCAGATGACGCACATGAGCAGAAGCCCTGAGCTCAGGTGTGCTGTCCTGGGACCTGTGTCCACCAGTGTCACTCAGGAATAACACCTGGCACTTAACACAGTCTCACAAATGCCAACCCAAAATTtaagagaaagggagaaaaaggcaaaacaacTCTCAGGAACAAGTGAAAACAACATGAGTACAAAGACAAATATACCCTGCTCTATGTCTTGAATCTCAAAAACCCTTGAATCAAGTCCTACACACAGTTCTGGTCccattcctgcctgtggctCCAGATCTGGATGACAGCTGAACTCAGCTTTGCCACCATGAGAAAAATGAAGTGTACACCAAGTCACCAAACTGGTCTCTCTAATGGAATTCATTCCAGTTTTACAGCACAAAGGAAACTCCTGCCACACCAGTCACCTCACACAGATCCCTGTGCTCACTCTGCCTTCTCAGGTCACTTCAGCACTTTAATGTTTATCTTCCCAACATGAGTCAAACTAACTTTGTCACTATTGTTATCAGACTAGTCATGGGATTGCAGTGAAAAGCcacaaaattttgaaaaaaaaaaaaaaaaagaagaaaaaagggaaaaaaaataagctgaagGTGTGTCAGCAACAGGTACAACACCTGATGACACAGAGTTCCTGGTGGAAATCTGTTGTGGTCacttaatgtatttatttcccCTTGACAGTgtcagggacactgggacatggacagttctgctgctccccaggcctATATGATCTCAAATAACACCAAAAATAGTAATTGCCAACTGACACTCACATTGCTGCTGCAAGAGGAGAAGCAAATCtacaggaaaaagaataaaacacaaACATGCCCAGGTTGGGGCACTGCAGAAAGGCAACAAAGGCAAGAAGAAATTCAGAACTCCAAGAACCACTGAGAGGTTCTTGCAAAGTTTTCACCACTGAGAGCATGATATTCCCCTGCTCAGACTTGGGGGGGACCTTTCCTAGCTCGAATAATCCTTGTGGACAAGCAGAGGAAGCAaagcagccaggctgagctgtgCAGACACCTGAGACATGTCAGTGACTGCTATGACAGCTCCTGGGGCAGGAATGAGGTCACAGCCAAGTCACCAGGGCAGCTCCTCTCTGGGGagggctgtgctcagcaccccAGACCAAGGACTTCACCTCACCCAGCCCCAAAGAACCCTCAGAGCCACAACACCTGTGGGACCACCCTAGAGGGCCCCTAACTGCACCTGAAAATGGAGCAGTCACCTGCCAAGAGAATGGATTGGCATAAAGAGCATTTCTCTGCTTCCTGATGTTTCCTTAAGAACTGGAGACTTTACAGCAGTCAGCACAAACATGCAGCCTCACACCCATCCAGAGTACAggcacccagcactgctgagagtCCAACAACTCCTCACTGCAGTCCAGGGCAAACACTGACACATTCCTCATTAATGCAGAGGTGGGAAAGGCTTATCAGCCCTGAAAACAAGGACTTAAAATTGGGATTAACCCAAAACACAAGGCTTCCTCATAGCTCAGAGGCAGCCGTGCTTTGTTTTGACTACGGAACCTGGACTTTCACAAAACACTGTTAACTGTGTACAAGTACATTGTGTGTGCTTTTTAGTTCTGAGAACTATTTCCTCTCATGGGGTTTGTTTTTCATGACTAGAGAAAGCATCATGTGCCTCTTTGGTCTGTGAGTTTCATATCTGTGACtaaaaacaaatacaagaaGTGCAGTCTGCCAGAATTCTGCAACTCCTCCTTCTTTAGGCtaaaatttaaagtatttaaatcaTAGCATTGTTGGAACAGTTTAGAAAATGAAGCAGAGCATGAACGGTtggcaagaaataaaaaatacacaataaaaTAGGACCAATCCTTAAAAGTTTGAAAGGATACATCTCCCAGCAGGAAAGGCTCTTTCAAAGTAAAAGCATCTAAAGGCATTGTCTCAATGCTATCAAATTAGGTACAGCTGCTTTCAGTTTCTGGAAACActcacagtaaaataaataagttCAATAATAAGTGCAAAACATACTGTACCTCAAGGCTGGTGTTGTTTTCCCCTTCATCCATGTCTGGAGGTGCAGCAGgagcaaagacaaaaacaaagagGAGACTGAGTTAAGAGATGACCACAGCTTCTGATCCAAATCTTGAACAGCACAAAGGGAACGAAAACTTTTTAACTTTACGATCCCTTCGTGCCCTGCTGAGCAACAAAACCCAGCAGTGAAGTGCTGGGGGACGGGACTTATTCCGAAAAAACTTCTCCACAGCTACGGGAATTTAAACAAAACTCCACGGGAACCTCCGCACGGTGTCACAGCCAGagccatccctgctccctgagAAAGCAAAGACCGGAACGGCCCCGCGGGACCGGCATTGCCCGCGGATGGCACCGACCGCTGGGCACCCTCCCGGTCACCTCCCGGCCAGACCCCGGTCACTCTCCCGGACTGCTCTTCCCGGCCCCGTTTCGCCAGGTTACAGCTCGGGACACGGCACCGAACAAGAAAaccacctcctcctccacctcctccacctcctcctcctcctccccccgcCGGGCCTGGGGCACCGGCACCGGCCGGGGTCACCGCGCGGCTGCACAAACCCGCCAGGCCCGGGTCCCGCCGCCGCGCTCCAGTGACCCCCAGCACCCTCTCACCTGCTCCTGTCCCCGCCATCatcccggtgccggtgccggtacCGGTACCGGCCCTTGTCCCGCCCGAGCGGCCGCGGGTCCCCGGGCCGGGGCGAAGGGCGCTGAGCGCAGACCCCGCCCGCCTCCGCCAGGGGGCGCGGCCGCGCCGGGCCCCGCCCAGGCCGCGGGCTGCTCGCTGCTGATTGGCGGGGAAAGGCCCCCCGGAGCCGTTCGGCGCGCGTGCCGCGGGCGGACAGCATCGGCGCTGCGGATTGGCTGGCGCGGCCCGGCCAATGGGAGCGGGCGCTGTTGGGGTgtgcggcggcggggccgctccGGGTCGTGAGGGCGAATTCGGCTGCGGCGCTGTTCGGGGAGTCCTCGGTGCTCGCAGGGGCCATCTCCGTCTCCGCTGAGCCCCCCGGTGCTGTCGGGCACTCGCTCCGGCTTCGCTAATTCCTTGGTGCCCGCGGGGACCGGCCTGGTGTCTGTGAGCTCCCGGCTGCCTCCGAGGACCGGCTTGCTGAGCAGCCAGTGCCTACAGGCCCGGCTCCGGCCTCGCTGACCCCTCAGTGCCTGGCATGGGGCTGCTGACCCAGCTAGTCCGCGGGCTGGTGCGCGGCGCAGACCGCATGTCGCCGTTCACCAGCAAGCGCGGTCCCCGGAGCCACAACAAGGGCCGCGGTGCCAAGAAGTTGGGCGTGCTCACCCGCAACAAGAAGTTCCTCCTCGTCAAGGAGATGGTGCCCGAGTTCGTCGTGCCCGACCTGACGGGCTTCAAGCTGCGGCCGTACGTGTCGTACCGCGCCCCCGAGGGCTCCGAGCCGCCCATGACGGCCAAGCAGCTCTTCGACGAGGTGGTGGCTCCACGCATCGAGAAGGACGTGAAGGACGGCACATTCGACCCCAACAACCTGGAGAAGTATGGCTTCGAGCCCACGCAGGAGGGCAAGCTCTTCCAGCTCTTCCCCAAGAACTATGTGCGGTAGGGAGCAAGTAGTGACACCGCTGGCCAACACGGGACAGGCTCTGCCACTGAACATTAAAGCAAATCCTTCTACCTTGTTCTTCTGTAATCTCTGATTTAAATCAATGTGCGGTTTGATTTCCCATCCATGACTGGTAATGCCTCTGGGAGACAGCTGTGCCTGGTGAGCAGAGCCCCCTCTGGGGGCTCTGAGTGTGAGGAGCCCATGATGTTTCTAAATATAAAGTGCTGCAAAGTTTAagaattaaacttttaaaattaaattaagactGAA
The nucleotide sequence above comes from Cinclus cinclus chromosome 19, bCinCin1.1, whole genome shotgun sequence. Encoded proteins:
- the MRPL41 gene encoding large ribosomal subunit protein mL41, encoding MGLLTQLVRGLVRGADRMSPFTSKRGPRSHNKGRGAKKLGVLTRNKKFLLVKEMVPEFVVPDLTGFKLRPYVSYRAPEGSEPPMTAKQLFDEVVAPRIEKDVKDGTFDPNNLEKYGFEPTQEGKLFQLFPKNYVR